The Montipora foliosa isolate CH-2021 chromosome 1, ASM3666993v2, whole genome shotgun sequence genome has a window encoding:
- the LOC137978457 gene encoding kinesin-like protein KIF17 isoform X1: protein MSESVKVIVRCRPLNEKEREMNTRFVIETNSSLHQCSIKKRADDEKSFKTFTFDGVYGIASSTEKIYSEIVRPIVNGVMEGYNGTVFAYGQTSCGKTFTMEGIQSPAAHRGIIPRCCENIFNGTRRQSVGKQAKYILRVSYLEIYNEEIRDLLVKQSKCKPEIKEHPDKGIYVKGLSSITVDNYSDMQHILESGGRNRSVGATLLNVDSSRSHSIFTIDLEACFRASQAEKEVYRTGKLNLVDLAGSERQSKSGSSGERFKESTKINLSLSVLGNVISALVDRKSKHVPYRDSKLTRLLQDSLGGNSKTLMVACVSPGENNYEETLSTLRYAKRAKDITNKPKINEDLKDTIIKRYHDEIQQLKRIIAQEIPVPRQLLSEIQEIKNESVDTILSFHQARTRRCEKTEKMQTNQSERTGVIAEYQTRLVETQKLHIRACQESTTLKRELDELKTQLQIQQRKLDYEARKSILEEHKTALMMLRSRRTAEGANILHTGNELREINDTASCRREQEDRHASPVEMSSVVTLPRMLTPEPSKESAFGREEVVTEIPTGVDITPLPELTLEPDIPCMVSVGTSTDDLFESKIDVQLPNEYEGDIEGWHIRENMLCRGDAEGRSRSVSPYTAEKNYAGKQECKGKSGFLLDEEVRERDQLILDYAAFALSGHFSANGLMVFLRDKEKLYWKKYKDIF from the exons ATGAGTGAAAGTGTTAAAGTTATCGTTCGGTGTCGACCACTAAATGAGAAAGAGCGGGAAATGAATACGAGATTTGTAATAGAAACAAACTCTTCACTCCATCAGTGCAGCATTAAAAAACGGGCAGATGACGAAAAGTCTTTCAAGACTTTCACCTTCGACGGAGTTTATGGGATTGCTAGCAGCACGGAGAAAATCTATTCTGAGATCGTACGCCCAATTGTAAATGGCGTAATGGAAGGATATAACGGGACAGTATTTGCTTACGGGCAAACATCGTGTGGAAAAACATTTACCATGGAGGGCATTCAAAGCCCTGCAGCACACAGAGGTATCATTCCTCGTTGTTGTGAGAATATTTTCAACGGCACTCGCCGGCAAAGTGTAGGAAAACAAGCCAAGTATATTTTGCGTGTCTCATACCTGGAAATATACAATGAAGAAATAAGGGACTTGCTTGTGAAGCAGAGCAAGTGCAAACCAGAAATCAAGGAACACCCCGACAAGGGAATTTATGTCAAAGGATTATCCAGTATAACTGTTGATAATTATTCCGATATGCAGCACATTTTAGAATCGGGAGGAAGAAATCGATCAGTAGGTGCGACCTTACTGAATGTGGATTCATCAAGGTCGCATTCCATTTTCACAATAGACCTCGAGGCATGTTTTCGCGCTTCTCAAGCAGAAAAAGAAGTCTATCGGACAGGCAAACTCAACCTCGTGGACCTTGCTGGTAGTGAGCGTCAAAGTAAGTCAGGAAGTAGTGGTGAACGCTTCAAAGAATCAACGAAAATAAACTTGTCTTTATCGGTTCTTGGAAATGTTATCTCTGCTTTGGTGGATAGGAAGTCAAAACACGTGCCTTATCGCGACTCCAAACTTACAAGGCTTTTGCAAGACTCGCTTGGCGGAAATTCCAAGACGCTAATGGTGGCTTGTGTCAGTCCAGGGGAGAATAATTACGAGGAAACGCTAAGTACACTGAGATACGCAAAGCGTGCAAAGGATATAACGAACAAGCCAAAGATCAATGAAGATCTAAAGGACACAATTATTAAAAGATATCATGATGAAATTCAACAGCTTAAGAGAATTATTGCCCAAGAAATTCCAGTTCCCAGGCAACTTCTCAGTGAGATTCAAG agATAAAAAATGAATCTGTCGATACAATTTTGAGCTTTCATCAGGCACGAACACGCAGGTGTGAGAAGACGGAAAAAATGCAAACGAATCAATCAGAAAGGACGGGTGTAATTGCGGAATATCAAACAAGACTCGTTGAGACCCAAAAACTGCACATAAGGGCTTGCCAAGAGTCAACCACACTTAAAAGGGAACTTGATGAACTAAAAACACAGCTTCAAATCCAGCAGAGAAAACTTGATTACGAGGCAAGGAAAAGCATCCTCGAAGAACACAAGACCGCGTTAATGATGTTAAGAAGCCGACGGACTGCAGAGGGAGCAAACATATTGCACACTGGGAATGAGCTGAGAGAAATAAATGACACTGCATCATGTCGACGGGAACAAGAAGATAGACATGCATCACCTGTAGAAATGTCATCGGTTGTAACGTTACCAAGGATGCTGACACCTGAACCTTCTAAGGAATCAGCTTTCGGTCGAGAAGAAGTGGTAACGGAGATTCCAACAGGGGTAGACATAACACCTCTTCCTGAATTGACCCTTGAGCCAGATATACCTTGTATGGTTTCGGTTGGTACATCAACTGATGATTTATTCGAATCAAAAATTGACGTCCAGTTACCAAATGAGTATGAAGGAGATATAGAGGGATGGCATATTCGCGAAAATATGCTTTGTCGTGGAGATGCCGAAGGACGCTCTAGAAGCGTGTCACCGTATACCGCGGAAAAGAATTACGCTGGCAAACAAGAGTGCAAAGGAAAGAGCGGGTTTTTATTGGATGAAGAGGTAAGAGAAAG GGACCAGCTGATTTTGGATTATGCTGCCTTTGCCCTGAGCGGTCATTTTTCGGCGAACGGCTTGATGGTTTTTTTAAGAGATAAGGAAAAACTTTACTGGAAAAAATACAAAGACATCTTTTGA
- the LOC137978457 gene encoding kinesin-like protein KIF17 isoform X2: MSESVKVIVRCRPLNEKEREMNTRFVIETNSSLHQCSIKKRADDEKSFKTFTFDGVYGIASSTEKIYSEIVRPIVNGVMEGYNGTVFAYGQTSCGKTFTMEGIQSPAAHRGIIPRCCENIFNGTRRQSVGKQAKYILRVSYLEIYNEEIRDLLVKQSKCKPEIKEHPDKGIYVKGLSSITVDNYSDMQHILESGGRNRSVGATLLNVDSSRSHSIFTIDLEACFRASQAEKEVYRTGKLNLVDLAGSERQSKSGSSGERFKESTKINLSLSVLGNVISALVDRKSKHVPYRDSKLTRLLQDSLGGNSKTLMVACVSPGENNYEETLSTLRYAKRAKDITNKPKINEDLKDTIIKRYHDEIQQLKRIIAQEIPVPRQLLSEIQEIKNESVDTILSFHQARTRRCEKTEKMQTNQSERTGVIAEYQTRLVETQKLHIRACQESTTLKRELDELKTQLQIQQRKLDYEARKSILEEHKTALMMLRSRRTAEGANILHTGNELREINDTASCRREQEDRHASPVEMSSVVTLPRMLTPEPSKESAFGREEVVTEIPTGVDITPLPELTLEPDIPCMVSVGTSTDDLFESKIDVQLPNEYEGDIEGWHIRENMLCRGDAEGRSRSVSPYTAEKNYAGKQECKGKSGFLLDEEGPADFGLCCLCPERSFFGERLDGFFKR, encoded by the exons ATGAGTGAAAGTGTTAAAGTTATCGTTCGGTGTCGACCACTAAATGAGAAAGAGCGGGAAATGAATACGAGATTTGTAATAGAAACAAACTCTTCACTCCATCAGTGCAGCATTAAAAAACGGGCAGATGACGAAAAGTCTTTCAAGACTTTCACCTTCGACGGAGTTTATGGGATTGCTAGCAGCACGGAGAAAATCTATTCTGAGATCGTACGCCCAATTGTAAATGGCGTAATGGAAGGATATAACGGGACAGTATTTGCTTACGGGCAAACATCGTGTGGAAAAACATTTACCATGGAGGGCATTCAAAGCCCTGCAGCACACAGAGGTATCATTCCTCGTTGTTGTGAGAATATTTTCAACGGCACTCGCCGGCAAAGTGTAGGAAAACAAGCCAAGTATATTTTGCGTGTCTCATACCTGGAAATATACAATGAAGAAATAAGGGACTTGCTTGTGAAGCAGAGCAAGTGCAAACCAGAAATCAAGGAACACCCCGACAAGGGAATTTATGTCAAAGGATTATCCAGTATAACTGTTGATAATTATTCCGATATGCAGCACATTTTAGAATCGGGAGGAAGAAATCGATCAGTAGGTGCGACCTTACTGAATGTGGATTCATCAAGGTCGCATTCCATTTTCACAATAGACCTCGAGGCATGTTTTCGCGCTTCTCAAGCAGAAAAAGAAGTCTATCGGACAGGCAAACTCAACCTCGTGGACCTTGCTGGTAGTGAGCGTCAAAGTAAGTCAGGAAGTAGTGGTGAACGCTTCAAAGAATCAACGAAAATAAACTTGTCTTTATCGGTTCTTGGAAATGTTATCTCTGCTTTGGTGGATAGGAAGTCAAAACACGTGCCTTATCGCGACTCCAAACTTACAAGGCTTTTGCAAGACTCGCTTGGCGGAAATTCCAAGACGCTAATGGTGGCTTGTGTCAGTCCAGGGGAGAATAATTACGAGGAAACGCTAAGTACACTGAGATACGCAAAGCGTGCAAAGGATATAACGAACAAGCCAAAGATCAATGAAGATCTAAAGGACACAATTATTAAAAGATATCATGATGAAATTCAACAGCTTAAGAGAATTATTGCCCAAGAAATTCCAGTTCCCAGGCAACTTCTCAGTGAGATTCAAG agATAAAAAATGAATCTGTCGATACAATTTTGAGCTTTCATCAGGCACGAACACGCAGGTGTGAGAAGACGGAAAAAATGCAAACGAATCAATCAGAAAGGACGGGTGTAATTGCGGAATATCAAACAAGACTCGTTGAGACCCAAAAACTGCACATAAGGGCTTGCCAAGAGTCAACCACACTTAAAAGGGAACTTGATGAACTAAAAACACAGCTTCAAATCCAGCAGAGAAAACTTGATTACGAGGCAAGGAAAAGCATCCTCGAAGAACACAAGACCGCGTTAATGATGTTAAGAAGCCGACGGACTGCAGAGGGAGCAAACATATTGCACACTGGGAATGAGCTGAGAGAAATAAATGACACTGCATCATGTCGACGGGAACAAGAAGATAGACATGCATCACCTGTAGAAATGTCATCGGTTGTAACGTTACCAAGGATGCTGACACCTGAACCTTCTAAGGAATCAGCTTTCGGTCGAGAAGAAGTGGTAACGGAGATTCCAACAGGGGTAGACATAACACCTCTTCCTGAATTGACCCTTGAGCCAGATATACCTTGTATGGTTTCGGTTGGTACATCAACTGATGATTTATTCGAATCAAAAATTGACGTCCAGTTACCAAATGAGTATGAAGGAGATATAGAGGGATGGCATATTCGCGAAAATATGCTTTGTCGTGGAGATGCCGAAGGACGCTCTAGAAGCGTGTCACCGTATACCGCGGAAAAGAATTACGCTGGCAAACAAGAGTGCAAAGGAAAGAGCGGGTTTTTATTGGATGAAGAG GGACCAGCTGATTTTGGATTATGCTGCCTTTGCCCTGAGCGGTCATTTTTCGGCGAACGGCTTGATGGTTTTTTTAAGAGATAA